A region from the Aegilops tauschii subsp. strangulata cultivar AL8/78 chromosome 5, Aet v6.0, whole genome shotgun sequence genome encodes:
- the LOC141022994 gene encoding F-box protein SKIP23-like, with amino-acid sequence MSDQRRTRAKTMPAASVSWSSLPPDLVSCVGEILLSAGDIDSYMTFRAACRSWRAATDDPCGLSRRFRPHRWVMLDDLSRHVDSRLFLNLDTGRFLRKNVPLLNDGAYTYVGAADGLILLKVDTGYGCDICILNPFTGSTLRFPSGLASRRQCSRVAVTADATAPLVFLFLDCLGGVCYDPSNPLPRWFSAERSPVNMLINVLSFQGRAYIADAGGSVKVVGCPKGPHTNLEITTIIKHNSVTERSFLVDNVGELLLVGKLPSMPGHPRYSPFVRRMHVFRLDLERKALEPIKSIGNRAIFLGPGHCLSIDTNHLPAIEANCIYYYNVKEKDIQMYLYHLEDGSRELLTSPPLHGPSSLAQIILEYCRGRS; translated from the coding sequence ATGTCAGACCAGCGGCGCACGCGCGCGAAGACCATGCCGGCGGCGTCCGTGTCCTGGTCGTCGCTGCCCCCCGACCTCGTCAGCTGCGTTGGGGAAATCCTCCTCTCTGCCGGTGACATCGACTCCTACATGACCTTCCGTGCCGCGTGTCGCAGCTGGCGTGCCGCCACGGATGATCCATGCGGCCTAAGCCGCCGCTTCCGTCCCCATAGATGGGTTATGCTCGACGATCTCTCCCGCCACGTCGACTCCCGCCTCTTTCTTAACCTCGACACCGGGCGCTTCCTACGGAAGAACGTGCCCCTCCTCAACGACGGTGCCTACACCTATGTCGGCGCGGCCGACGGTCTTATCCTCCTGAAAGTGGACACTGGGTATGGCTGCGACATATGCATCCTCAACCCCTTCACGGGTTCGACGCTCCGCTTCCCTTCAGGCCTTGCGTCTCGTCGCCAATGCTCCCGCGTCGCTGTGACCGCCGACGCGACGGCGCCACTCGTCTTTCTCTTTCTTGACTGTTTAGGCGGAGTGTGCTATGATCCGAGTAACCCTCTCCCCCGGTGGTTTAGTGCCGAACGCAGTCCGGTCAACATGCTCATTAACGTGTTGTCCTTCCAAGGCCGCGCATATATCGCCGATGCTGGTGGGTCAGTTAAGGTCGTGGGTTGCCCGAAGGGGCCGCATACCAACCTTGAGATCACTACCATCATCAAACACAATAGTGTAACAGAGCGAAGCTTCCTCGTGGATAACGTCGGGGAGCTATTGCTTGTAGGCAAGCTACCATCGATGCCAGGCCACCCACGGTACTCGCCGTTTGTAAGGCGCATGCACGTCTTCAGGCTTGACCTCGAGAGGAAAGCCTTGGAGCCGATCAAGAGCATCGGAAACCGTGCTATATTCCTTGGTCCCGGCCACTGTCTCTCCATCGACACTAACCATCTTCCTGCCATCGAAGCTAACTGCATCTACTACTACAATGTCAAGGAAAAAGACATTCAGATGTATTTGTACCACCTTGAGGACGGCAGCCGGGAGTTGCTCACATCTCCCCCTCTACACGGTCCCTCGAGTCTTGCGCAGATTATCCTAGAATACTGCAGGGGGAGATCATAA